Part of the Gemmatimonadota bacterium genome is shown below.
GCGGAGGGCTTGCGCAATCGCGGGCAGCGCTGCGCCATCCTTGGCAACCGGCCTCCAGCGCACGATCGTAGCGTCTCCACTCTTCGACGGCGCACCAACCTCGCGCGCGGTGAGCGAGACTGTCGGTGTCGGAGTCTGGGTGCTGAGGTTGAGAAGTCGAAATCTCGCTACGCGACCGACGTGTAGCACGACCGTGTCAGGATTGGCCTCTCCGTTGATCTCGAGCGGGTGTGCGGGATTGAATCGCTGACCTTTGAGAAAAAAGACATGATCATCCGGCGATGCAGCCGCGCCAGGATCCCGCACGATCAGCGCGCCCTCGAGGCCGGCCGCCTGTTGTCGCAGGTCGTCCATGTGTGCGTGATACATGAACGTGCCCGAGCGCGGTGGTGTGAACCGTGCCTCGAATGAATCGCCAGGTGCGATTTCAGGTGCCAACCGCTTGCCGTCCCCGCTGAATCCCGGCACACCATCCACGTAACTGTCCTCGACTTCAATTCCATGCCAGTGCACGCTCGTCGGCTCGGCCAGGTGATTCACGATCATGATCGAGACCGGCTCGCCACGCGTGAGATCGAGTTCCGGACTGAAGTCCCTGCCAGTGTCGATGCGACGACCGTGCTCCTCGAGCATGAACCGCATCGCCGGCAGCGTGTCCGAGCGGCCAGCGTGGTGCACCGACGAATCAGCGATTGCGATCAGGCGTAGATGCCGCGTGGCATTGGGCTCGCGGACGGCAACCATGCCTGGTCGCGAGGCGACCTCGACTCCGAGCACGAGCCCTGCCATTCCCCGCATCTGCGGGTCTTCCGTGTCGGCCGGGATGGAATTGTTCGGTTCCGTGTGAAAGGCGAAGTGGCAGTGGAAGAGCCAGTTGCCCGGCCGGTCCGGCGACCAGGTGATCGACATGGCCGATAATGGCGACATCAACTGGGTAACGACGTGTTGTCCTGGCTGCGGCCTGCCCTGGTAGTCGGCCAGCGGGCCTGAGAATGCATCGACGCGGTAATAGAACCCGTGGAGGTGCATCGGATGTATCTCGCTGGACGCGTTGATGACTCGCCAGTGCACCGAATCACCCACAGTCGCGTGTATCCGATCCGTGTTCGGCCACGAGCGACCGTTGATGGTGAATACCACGCGCCCAGCTTCCGTCGGTGCCACCGCGATCGGTGCGTGCGCGGTGTCTTCATACGCCGCGAACGCGGAGTCGAGCGTCTGCATGATCACGAACACACGGTCATGCGCCGGCTCGCTCTTCGACGCCGTGTCGATCACTATCGCGCCGGCGAGAAGTCCTTCCATCAGTGCCTTTTTGCTCGAACCGCGCGCGGTCGTCGCGCGATACCCGTAGTTGCCGGGGACGGTGGCATTCGTCGTAACCGTTTTCGTGTCGCCAGCGGGAACGACGACGGAGTCGTCAGCGCCGGTCCGGTCCGGGCCACCCCTGAGCGCCGCGGGCACCAGGAACGTGAGCGGGGTTCCAAGCGAGTTGCGGATCGAGAACCGGAGCTGCGTACCACGCGGTACGCGTATGAACGGTCCGGGCATGAGCGGCGCCTTTCCCGGTTCGGCGAAGGCCGCGATCCGCATCGGCGGACGGTGTGGACCGTCGATGAGAAAAGCGCTCTCTTTCGCCTCGAGCGTGACCGCGAGCACGCCATCGTGCAGCACGCCGGCGCGCTCGATGTTCGAATTCGCCTGAACGAGCGGTGCGGGCGCGGACGACGTCGGTGCGCGAGCAGTGAGGACGGACCCCACGATCCCCGCCAGCGCGAAGACTGATTGCATGTGCGATGGTGCCCGCGCAACTTCCCTGATCCGCGCTGTCCAGGCTGCGGTCGATACCGAGCCCGTGCCCAGCGCCAGAACGCACATCACCGACTTGCTCAGCATCACCGTCCTCCCGAAAGAGCGACCGCATCGCCGTGCCTTGCGTCGTGCAACGTGGAGCGAATGTATGAGCGTCCGTTGGCCGTGGCAAGCTACGCCTGGCGAGCGGTCGACACGCAGTGTCCGCCAGCGCACATGGACCCGGGCACCCGTATATTCTGCAACGAACCCGTTCTCCAGTACCAAGCCCACAGCCACCACGGTCTCGATGCGACTCATTTCCCTTCCCCTCGTCGTCTCACTCGCCGCGATCGCAGCCGTTCCTGCGACACCGACCACAATCGCGCCGTCCGGCGACATACTGGGCTTCACGCCAGCGTCGTCGCGCGCCGAGCAGGAATGGGAGACGAAGTTCCGCGCACTGCCAAGTCCGGCGCGAATGCGAGCCGACATGAAGCGCCTGACCGCATATCCGCATCACGTCGGCTCGCCGTATGATAAGAACAACGCCGAGTGGCTGCTGAAACAGTTCCAGGATGCCGGATGGGATGCACACATCGAACAGTTCGACGTGCTCTTTCCGACCCCGAAGGAACGCAAACTGGAGATGATCTCGCCGACACGTTTCGTCGCGAAGCTCGCGGAGCCACCGGTGCCCGGCGATCCAACTTCATCCCAGACGTCGCAACAACTTCCGCCCTACAACGCCTACTCGATCGATGGTGACGTCACGGGTCCGCTAGTGTACGTCAACTACGGGCTCCCGTCGGACTACGATGAGCTCGCGCGACGCGGAATCTCCGTGAAAGGTGCAATAGTCATCGCGCGCTACGGCAGATCATGGCGCGGAGTCAAACCCAAGATCGCCGGTGAGCATGGCGCCGTTGGCTGCATCATCTATTCGGATCCCGCGGATGATGGATACACTCAGGACGATACCTTCCCGGTCGGACCGGCTCGCGCTCCCTACAGCGTCCAACGCGGCAGCGTGATGGAGATGACTCTCTACCAGGGAGATCCGTTGACTCCGGGAGTCGGGGCGACCAAAGATGCAAAGCGTCTGGCGCTCAAGGATGTAAAGGTATTTACCAAAATCCCCGTACTTCCCATCGGGTACGCCGACGCCAAACCGCTGCTCTCTGCAATCACCGGCGACGTTGCACCGCGCGACTGGCGTGGTGCGCTGCCAATCACGTACAAGATCGGGCCCGGCCGCGCGCGCGTTCATCTCGTGGTGAAGTCCAACTGGGACATCAAGCCGGTTTACGATGTCATCGGACGACTCACGGGCAGCACGCAACCAGATCAGCTGGTGATCCGTGCCAATCACCACGATGCATGGGTCAACGGCGCGGACGATCCGGTCGCAGGTCTCGTCGCAGAGCTCGAAGAGATGCGCGCACTCGGCGCTCTCAAGAAACAGGGATGGAATCCAAAGCGCACCATCATCTACGCCGCCTGGGACGGTGAGGAGCCCGCAGTACTCGGCTCGGCCGAATGGGCGGAGACGCATGCGGCAGATCTGAGCGAGCATGCAGTTGCATATCTCAACAGCGACAACAGCGGCCGCGGATATCTGAGCGTCAGTGGGTCGCACATACTCGAGAAGTTCATCAATGGTGTAGCGCGCGACGTGATTGATCCCGAAACCGGCGCGACACTCGAGCGCAGGATGCGTGCGGCAGAAGTGATGCGCGCCCCTGCTGCGCGGCGCGACGCCACCCGCAAGCGCGCAGATCTTCCCATCGGCGCGCTCGGCTCCGGCTCCGATTATACGACGTTCCTGCAGCATCTCGGCATTCCATCGATGGACCTGGGCTTTTACGGCGAGGGCGGGCGCGGCTCGTATCACTCCGCGTACGATGACTTCTACTGGTACACGCACTTCTCCGATACCAGTTTCGTGTACGGACGCGCGCTTGCGCAGACCACCGGGATGGCGGTGATGCGGCTGGCCGACGCGGATGTGATTCCGTACGACTATACGGACCTCGCGGAAACCGTGCAGGGTTACGTAGGCGAGCTGAAGCGGCTGGCGAGCGGCATGGCCGCCGACGCGGTGGAGCACAACCGGGAAGTGCGCGACAGCACTTTCATTCTCACGACAGATCCGCGCAATCCAATGGTCGCGCCGACCGTCGAACCCGACGTTCCAAAGCTCGACTTCTCGGCACTCGACAGCGCCACCGCGGCACTGACGCGCGCAGCAGCCGCATACAACACGACGTTCACGCACGCACTCGACGCGGCAACCACGTCGGAGAACTTCGCCGCGCTCAACACTCAGTTGATAAAGAGCGAGCACATGCTGACGTCCGATGCCGGACTACCCGGCCGACCATGGTTCAAGCACCTGCTCTACGCACCCGGAGTGAACACGGGTTACGGAGTGAAGACCATCCCAGGCGTCCGCGAAGCAATCGAAGCGAAGAACTGGACGCTCGCAACCAGCGAAATGGCGCGCGTGTCAGCCGCATTGAACGCCGAAGCCGCGCTGGTGACCAAGGCCACCGCCGAATTGCGTCGATAACGCCCCCGCGCAAGAACATCCGCGCCCCGCGCTATCGACGCACCCGATTGGTGGTCATGCGTAGGGCGCGGATGTATCCGCGCCTGCCCATTTACGCGCGATCGAATTCGGATCACCGCGACGTATGCGCGCCCGCCCCATTTACGCGCGATCGAATCCGGATGATCGCGCCGTCAACGCGACGTACCCGCGCGCGCCGATTTACGGATTATCCAATCCGGATCGGCACACCGTTCACGCCGCCACGGGCCGGCGCGCGAACAGATTCATGATCCCGCCGACAACGCCCACCACGAGCGCCGCCCACGCCAGCGTCGGCGTCGCGAGATATCCGAGTCCCAGCGCCGCATCGAGCGAGTACTGACCCGGCCCGGTCAGCAACAAGCCGGCTGCGACCACGCCATAGAGCAACGGCACTTCGATGCCGCCGTTCGCCGCGAACACGCCGTTCTTGAGATGCATGCTCACCGCGGCGACGATCATTACCGAGATAATGAGCGCCGGACCGACCGGTCCGAGAAACCCGAGCGCGAGCAGAATTCCGCTGGTGACTTCAGTCGCCGAAGCAAGCGTCGCGAAGAACCGGCCCGGGCGAAAGCCGAGTGAATCGAAGAAACCCGCCGTTCCGGCGAGTCCATGCCCGCCGAACCAGCCGAACAGCTTCTGGCTGCCGTGCGCCGCCATCAGCAGCCCGAACACGACCCGCACGATCAGTAATCCAATGCTGGCTGTCGCGACATCGATGAATGGTGTTGTCATTTGAGTAGTTGGTAAATGTGGTTGAACGACTTTCGGAAATGCGTGGTATGACACTAACTGTTATAACATCTATTATTGCAAAAAAAATCAGGCCGGCTCTCTTATCTCCGCGAGCGTGCTGACCAGCGACGCCACCGCGCGCGGGTCCAGATGCCTGCACCGCTTGCGCTCGATCAATTCGAGGTCGGGAGTCGCCTGCGTGAGCAGACGACGACCCTTCGGCGTGATCCGCGCCGTGACGTGCCGCCGGTCAACCGCATCACGCACCCGGCTCACCAGCTCCATGTCATCCATCCTGTCCAGCAGGCGCGAGACGTCGGGCACCTTCGAGATCAGCCGCTCGGCTATCTCCCGGCCGCACAAGCCGTCCTTGCCCGCACCCTGAAGGATGCGAAGAACGTTGTACTGCGTGTGCGTTATCCCGTGCGGCCTGAGCGCCTCGTTCTGCTCATGCTCGAGCACGGTCGCGGTCCGCAGGATGGACAGAAGAGCCTCGGCCGTCCTGGATGGAAACGGCTTGGTCTGACGGATCTCCTCCTGCAGCGTGCGAGTCATGACACATAATACGTGTTATAACATGCATTGTCAATACCAGCGTCTGTCGGACACCGTACAGATGACGGTACTGGCAGACCCAGCCTCATGCCTGTATATCCACGTGATTCTTACAACCCGCTTGCGTAGCAGTCCGTACTCCTTGTGTCGCAGCACTGCCACGGCGTTGCCCGATGCGCTGCGTCGGGCCTGCATCAAGCCTGTGTCAACCCTGCGTCGACCGCTGCACCGGCGGATTCTTCCACTTACCCGCACGACAATGCACATCAGAAGCGCCCACTTCCCCACCATCTCCCGCACCGGCTACCGCACTCAGCTCGGCGTCGCCCTCGCGGCGGCCGCCATCGCTGCCGCGCCGGCAATCCACGCGCAGCAGCGCACGCTCACCACGGCGGACTACGACCGCGCCGTGAAGATGCTCGCGCCCAATCTCAATCCGCTCGTGAACGGCGGCTCGGTGCGCGCCACCTGGTTGCCGGGCGATCGGTTCTACTATCAGAACACCACTCCGACGGGCGCCGAATGGGTGATCGTCGACCCCGCAAGGAAGACCAGCACTCCGCTCTTCAAGGCTCCGGAAGTTGCACAGGCGCTGACGAAGGCTGGCGCTGGCACGATCGATCCGCGCAACATACCAGCGCAACGCGCCGAGCTGTCTGCGGATGGAAAGCATGTCGTGCTCGACATCGGGCGGCGACGCTGGAGCTGCGACGTGGGAGGCGGCACCTGCAACGCTGTGAACGACACCACGCCGCGCCCCGGTCCATTCGGGCCACCGCCGGGAATGTCTCCAGACGGAAAGAAGGTCGCGTTCATCCGCGACTGGAATCTCTGGGTCCGCGACGTCGCGACGGGACAGGAAAAGCAGCTGACTACCGATGGCACCGAGAATTTCGGCTACGCCACCGACAACGCAGGCTGGGTGCACAGCGATCGCCCGATCGTGCTCTGGTCGCCCGACTCGAAGAAGATCGCAACACAGCAGCAGGACGACCGTCACGTCGGCGACATGTATCTCATCGATACGCGCGTCGGTCACTCGCATCTGGAGCACTGGAAGGGTGCGTATCCGGGCGACAGCGTGATCTCGATGATCTCGCGCGTGGTAATCGACGTGGACAACGCGAAAGTGATTCGTCTCCAGGATGCGCCGGCCTATCACCGCGCCATGCTCGGCGACAACATAAACATGGCCGATCTCATCTGGAGTCCCGATGGATCGCAGCTCGCGTACGTGAACACGTCGCGCGACCACAAGCATGAAACGGTGAAGCTCGCCGACGCGAACACCGGCGCGGTCCACACACTGTTCGAGGAAAGCTCGCCGACCCAGTTCGAGTCGATCGCCGGATGGCGCATCATCTGGCCGGCGCACCAGATCATATGGTCGTCCGAGCGCGACAACTGGGCACAGTTGTATCTGTACGATCTCAATACGGGCAAGCTCATAAACAAGATCACGACCGGCGAAGGTCCCGTGACGCAGATCGCGCACGTCGACGAGAAGGGCCGCTCGCTCATCGTCGGTGCGCTGGGTCGCAATCCATCCGAAGATCCCTACTTCAAGCACTACTATCGCGTGGGGCTGGACGGAAAGGGATGGAAGGAGCTGACGCCTGAAAGTGGCGACCACACGATCCAGGTGTCGTCAGACGGGCGCTACTTCGTCGATACGTACTCGAAGCCCGACGTTCCGCCAACCGTAGTGCTGCGTGATGCCACGGGCCGCGTCGTGATGCAGCTCGGACACATGGACATCTCGAAGCTCGTCGCGAGCGGATGGAAGCCGCCGATTCCGTTCACGGTAACGGCGCACGACGGCAAGACCAAACTGTACGGTCTGATGTTCCGTCCCACCAACTTCGATTCGACCAGGAAATATCCCATCATCAACAACCCGTATCCGGGACCGCAGTCAGGCAGCGTGGGATCGCGCAGCTTCTCGCCCGCGCGCGGCGACCGTCAGGCGCTCGCGGAGCTTGGCTTCGTCGTGATCACTGTCGATGGAATGGGAACGCCGGACAGATCGAAGAGCTTCCACGACGCGTACTACGGCGCAATGGGGCGTGACAACACGCTTCCCGATCAGGTCGCGGCGATGAAGGAGCTTGCGTCACGTTATTCGTGGATCGACATCGATCGTGCGGGGATCTACGGACACTCGGGTGGCGGCTTCGCCACCGCCGACGCGATGTTCCGCTATCCGGATTTCTTCAAGGTCGGGATCTCCGAGTCGGGCAATCACGATCAGCGTAATTACGAAGACGATTGGGGTGAGCGTTATCAGGGGCTGTTGGTGAAGAACGCCGACGGCACCGACAACTACACCCAGGAAGCGAACGAGAGTGTCGCGAAGAACCTCAAGGGACATCTGCTGCTCGCGCACGGATCGATGGACGACAACGTTCCACCGTCCAACACCATGCTCGTAGTGGATGCGCTCATCAAGGCGAACAAGGACTTCGACGAGATAATCATCCCGAACGTGCATCACGGTTACGGTGCGGCGTCGGATTACATGATGCGCCGTCGCTGGGATTACTTCGTGCGCTATCTGATGGGCGCGGAGCCGCCGAAGGAATACGAGATAGCCACGCCGGCGGCGGGCGCGGCGCGCAGGAGGTAGAGAAGAGCCGTCATTCCGCCTGGGCCAGCACCCCCCCGCGCACGGGGGGGTGCTGGCCCAGGCGGCAATCTGCCGGCATTCTGCGACCGGCCAACCTGCCTGGCGGATGGAAGTCCTCACGGTCCTGGCGGCCAGCCCTTATTTTCCAGAACAGGCAACATGGGCCCGTCTTGTGCGGTATAGGGAGAAATCGGGCCGCCGCGTGAGGTCATCACCGCGGAGAGGCTGGCGTACCTTGCGGCGAGGTAGTGCGATCCGATAGTGGACCCCAGGATCGGGTTCATTGGATTGCAGGTGGCGCTGGCTGGCACGCAGCCGGCGAAGTCCGGGTTCTGATTTCCACTACTGCTCAGATGGACATCGCACTGGTAATAGTAGCTCTCCTGCTCTTCGTCGTCGGACCGGTGGTCGTGGTGAACCGCGACCTTCTATTCAACCGCTCCGCCACGAAGCGCAGGCAGTATACCGAGCCGCCGCTCCCATTTTTGATAATTCCGACCTCGCCGGACTCGTCCGACATCCAGCCTGCTGGTACCGTTCCGTGGCGAGCCCGTGCCCCGATGCGTCCCTCCGTCGAAGAAACGGCTGAAGTGGACGAAGAGCCTTTCGAACGATCGTTCGACAGGCACGCGGATTACTCGGAGGTGGCCGATAACACGGCCAGCGGACGGCGCCAGACGCCTTCGGTCGACCTTCCCGTAGAGCCGATTCGCGTCGCGCCGCTGGCCGACGTTCGGGGTGGCATCGAAGAAGCCGATGACATGGACGAGCCGTCGCCCGACGCCACTGTCGTCTTTCACCGGCCGATGGACGAGGCTGTGCAGATCCTGCCCGGCCGGCTCCACGTCCTGTCCGGCGAGGCGGCCGGAAAGGATTTTCGGCTGGTGAGCAGGATCGGTGAGGCGCCACACATCGTGGTAGGACGCGAGACGGGTCCGCCGTACCGGCACATCACGCTCGAGGCACCCACGGTCAGCCGTCGCCATGCGCGCATCGATTTCGTGGATGGGCACTGGACCATCACGAACCTGTCCAAGACCAATCCTGTGCTCGTGAACAATCGTGCCCTCCTCAACGGTGGCACCGCGCGGAAACTATCCAACGGTGACTGCATCGAGCTGGGTGAAGTGGCGCTGCGCTTCCTCGCGAGCTGACAGTCACGCACGATGGACATGACGTTCCCGGATAGCCTGGCGCAGTCCGCGCTGAATCCACCGCCGGATCTTGCTGGTGCCGCTCCGTTCAGCGATTCGTACGAGCTGATTCGTGAGATCGGTCGCGGCGGCATGGCGATCGTCTATCTGATGCGCGAGCGTGCAACGGGGATCGAGCGCGCCGTCAAGGTGATTCACACCAAACACCTCGACGATGAGGAGGCGCTCGCGCGCTTCGATCGCGAGGCGCGCCTGGTTGCGCAGCTGCAGCATCCGAACATCGTTGCGACGCACTCCGTACGATGGATCGAAGCTGTGGGCTTCGGACTGGTGATGGATCACGTCCCGGGCCGCACGCTCAAACAGATGTTGCGCGACGGGCCCAAGATCGCATTCGATCAGGCCACGTGCATACTCAGCGACATCGCCGCTGCACTGAGCTTCGCGCACGAGCGGGGCATCGTGCACCGCGACGTCAAGCCTGAGAACATCTTCATCGACGAATCATCCGGCCGCGCGCTGCTCGCCGATTTCGGCATCGCGCGCTCGGTCAGCAACGACACGCAGCAACTGACGCTCGCCGGCGTCGCGATCGGAACGCCGACCTACATGGCGCCGGAGCAGATCGACGGATCGCTCGTCGATGGTCGCAGCGATCTCTACAGTCTCGGACTCGTCGGCTGGGAAATGCTGACCGGGCGGAGGCCGTGGGATGGCGAGACGTTGTACAACGTCATCTATCATCAGAAGCACGACCAGCTTGCGGCAATCGACGCACTGCGACCGGAAACGCCGGTGCGAATGGTGGCAGCGATCGAGCGACTGCTCGAGAAGTCTCCGGCCGACCGGTGGCAGTCCGCCGCGCAGTTCCGGGACGCGCTCATATCCGATGCACCGATCCCGCGCAGGCGTGAATTCGTAGCGCCCGCGCCGGATGAGACCATCGCCATGACGATCTCACCTGCGCACCAGGTTCGGAGCAGGATTCGTCGCGTCGCACCATTCGCGGCGATCGGCGCGGCGCTCGTGAGCGCGACGTTGCTGTTTGCGTGGCCCGTCTCGAACTGGGTGCCGCTCATCAGCGGCGGAAGCAGCGGTGCAACGCACGCCGCACCGAAGCATGCTGCCGCCGCTCCCGTACCTCATTCACCAGTTGGTAACTACGGCAGATACGACTCGGTCGGCGCTGGAATCGTACCTGCGGCCGGCGCAGCGCAATCGGCGAGCGATCCATCTGCAACCAACGTCGATTCAAGCGCAATCGCAGCCACGGCTGCGCACGACTCGAGCACGCTCAAGTCGACTCAAGCGCTTGCCGCGCCAAAGGGCGCAGCGACAGTACCGGAATCCGCAGCACAGGCGAACGTACCGACGACGATGCCGCTCCCCGCAGCGCCGGCGCCACTGCTCGTAGTGGCGAGTGGCCGCTCGACGATCGCGGCTGGTGGTGCACACACCTGTCTCATTGCGCTGGCAGGCGCTACCTATTGCTGGGGCGCCAACAGCAGCGGTCAGCTCGGCACGGGCACGTCGCAGGGTGCAGCGCCAACGCCGACGGCGGTTACCGGCAGCACGCACTTCTCCAGCATCTCCGCCGGTCTGTCGCATACGTGCGCGCTTGCACGCGGCACGGTCTACTGCTGGGGTAACAACGACCACGGACAGCTCGGCGACGGCACCCACGCGTCGCACGACACACCGATGCGTGCCGCACTGGCACGGTCGCTGACATCGGTCGTGAGTGGAGCGGGATTCAGCTGCGGTCTGGCAAGCGATGGCACCGCGTATTGCTGGGGCGCGGGAAACCGCGGTCAGATCGGAGATGGAGCCGCGAGCGAGCGAGTAACGCCCGAGAAGGTTGCCACGAACGTTTCGTTCGCGATGCTCGCGGCTGGATGGAACCACGTGTGCGGGTTGACCGAGGCCGGACGCGCGTACTGCTGGGGCGCGAACGACTCCGGACAGCTGGGTGACGGCACGATTGGCGATCACTCCAGTCCGACGCCGGTGCGAAGCGACGTTCGGTTCACGGCTCTGAGCGCGGGAAGCGCACACACGTGCGGCACCACGGCCAGCGGAGCCGCGTATTGCTGGGGCGACAATCAGTACGGCCAGTTGGGCGACGGCACGCATGGTACGCACTTCACTCCGACCGAAGTGAGCGGCAGCGCGCACTTCATTGCGTTGTCGGCGGGAAGCGTGCACACCTGCGCGTTGACGCGGAGTGGCGATGCATGGTGCTGGGGCCGCAACACGTACGGCCAGCTTGGCGACGGCTCCACGGTCACTCGCACGATACCAGTACCGGTTTCCGGTGGTCACGCATTCACGACAGTGAATTCGTTTGGATCACACACGTGCGGTACGACGGAGACCGGTGATCTCTTCTGCTGGGGTTACAACCTTGATGGACAGTTGGGCGACGGAACACGCGAGCATCGTCTCCGCCCGACGTACATCGAGAAACCAGCCTGAGAGCCTGATGCGCATGCGGCGTGAATCGCTCGCGTCGCGAGTCCACCAGTTCTGGATCGACTGCCGTGCTATCATGGCAATCGCTGCGCTTATCGCGTGCGGCGGCTCGACGGATTCGGTGGCGCCCGGCGGCGGCGGTGGTGGCGGTGGAGTTCAGATCGCCATCACGCCCAACGCTCCGTCGATCACAGTCGGCGCGCAGGCTACGTTGCAGGCGGAGGTACGCGGTGCGAATGGGCAGGTGATCTCCGGCGCGACCGTATTCTGGTCCAGCGCTGACACGAATGTCGTTACGGTGTCATCGGCGGGAGTCATTACCGGCAAGTCCGTCGGAAATACACAGATCGCAGCGAGTTCGAGCGGCGCCTCGGCTGTAGCGACGGTCACGGTTCAGCAGATCCCGGTCGCGTCGGTGGCTGTGCTTCCATCGGCGGCGACGCTCGTGATCGGTGGCACTGTCACCTTGCAAACCGTAGCATACGACGCGAATGCCAATCCTCTCAGCGGACGGTCGATCGTCTGGGCCAGCTCGGCGTCCCAGGTCGCGACGGTGGATGCATCGGGCAAGGTCACCGCGATCGCCGCCGGTACGGCAACGGTGAGCGGAACTGTCGAGGGGAAGACCGCATCTTCCGCGATCACTGTTACCGTTGTTCCCGTTGCAGCAGTTGCCGTTGTACCCGGATCTGCTGCGCTCGACGTGGGTGCATCCAAGGCGTTCAATGCAGTTGCAACGGATGCGAACGGTAACACGCTGACTGGGCGTCCCATCACGTGGGCGTCCGCGAATACGTCGATCGCAACTGTGAGTACTGCCGGTCTCGTCACTGGTACGGGTGCGGGCACTACGAATATCACCGCGACCGCGGAAGCCAGGACGGGAACGGCGCAGGTCGTTGTAACGGCGACGACACCGCCGCCACCGATTCCGGTGGCGTCGGTCGTGGTGGCTCCGGGAACCGCGAGCCTCAACATCCGTGGATCAATCACGCTTTCCGCAACATTGCGCGACGCGAACGGTGCTACTCTGTCCGGGCGCACGATTACGTGGTCCAGCAGTGCGACGACGATAGCGACCGTAACGAGCACGGGCGTCGTCAACGCAATAGCGCCCGGCTCGGCGACGATCACGGCGACCAGCGAGGGCAAGAGCGGAAGTGCGACGATAACCGTTCTGCCACCGGCGCCACCGTCGGTTGCATCAGTGACAATCCTTCCGAATGGTGCAACGATCGATTCCGGCAAGACGGTGACACTGACTGCTACAGTACGCGATTCTGCGGGTAACGCATTGAGTGGACGTCCTGTATCCTGGAGCAACAACGGGTCGTCGGTCGCAACGGTGTCACCAAGCGGTGTCGTCACCGGCGATACACTTGGATCAGCACCCATTACGGCCAGAAGCGATACGGCCAGCGCATCCGTAATTGTCACGGTACGCAGGGTGCCCGTTGCCTCCGTAGTAGTCGTTCCGAGCAGCGCGACTATACAGGTAGCCGCAACGGTGACGCTGACGGACACCACAAAAGACGCTTCAGGGAACGTGTTGGCTAATCGCCCAGTCACTTGGGTATCCAGCGCTCCGGCAATCGCATCTGTCGACGCGAGTGGAA
Proteins encoded:
- a CDS encoding Ig-like domain-containing protein; the protein is MRMRRESLASRVHQFWIDCRAIMAIAALIACGGSTDSVAPGGGGGGGGVQIAITPNAPSITVGAQATLQAEVRGANGQVISGATVFWSSADTNVVTVSSAGVITGKSVGNTQIAASSSGASAVATVTVQQIPVASVAVLPSAATLVIGGTVTLQTVAYDANANPLSGRSIVWASSASQVATVDASGKVTAIAAGTATVSGTVEGKTASSAITVTVVPVAAVAVVPGSAALDVGASKAFNAVATDANGNTLTGRPITWASANTSIATVSTAGLVTGTGAGTTNITATAEARTGTAQVVVTATTPPPPIPVASVVVAPGTASLNIRGSITLSATLRDANGATLSGRTITWSSSATTIATVTSTGVVNAIAPGSATITATSEGKSGSATITVLPPAPPSVASVTILPNGATIDSGKTVTLTATVRDSAGNALSGRPVSWSNNGSSVATVSPSGVVTGDTLGSAPITARSDTASASVIVTVRRVPVASVVVVPSSATIQVAATVTLTDTTKDASGNVLANRPVTWVSSAPAIASVDASGTVTGQAAGTATITGTREGNTGTARITVIPIPVATVTISPPNPSVVEHLTASLSAVTKDRNGNTLSGRTVTWSIVSTSVATINANTGVVTGVSPGTTTVTATSETIPGTTTLTVTAAPVATVIVAPQTASLIVGATQAFTDTTKDAPGFVLTGRVTTWTSNKPGTATVNQTTGLVTAVDSGTAIITATSEGITGSATVTVSLVPVAAVTVTSSRPSPMVGQTAQLTASPTDAGGNPLSGRAVTWTSTDPTVATVDSNGLVTVLNAGSVTIDALIDGTTGSITFLIP